One window of Nocardia sp. NBC_00508 genomic DNA carries:
- a CDS encoding type 1 glutamine amidotransferase domain-containing protein, with protein MSGQLDGTRVLIITSNTGVERDELLVPRDELRERGARVTHAAPKNEQVQTFRHDEDKDIVVQPDSSLHEVSVDDFDVLVVPGGTVNADKLRVTDRAIELAQEFAGAGKPIAAICHGPWLLVNAELVRGKTVTSYFSLRADLVNAGGAWVDEPAVRSTEDGWTLLTSRNPGDLPDFVTAISHELVPASR; from the coding sequence ATGAGCGGTCAGTTGGACGGCACAAGGGTCCTGATCATCACGTCGAACACGGGGGTGGAGCGGGACGAACTGCTGGTGCCGCGGGATGAGCTGCGCGAGCGCGGGGCACGGGTCACCCACGCCGCGCCGAAGAACGAACAGGTGCAGACGTTCCGGCACGATGAGGACAAAGACATTGTCGTGCAACCGGATTCGTCGCTGCACGAGGTCTCCGTGGACGACTTCGACGTGCTCGTGGTGCCCGGCGGCACGGTGAACGCGGACAAACTACGGGTCACCGATCGGGCGATCGAGCTGGCCCAGGAGTTCGCGGGCGCGGGCAAGCCGATCGCCGCGATCTGCCACGGCCCCTGGCTGCTGGTGAATGCCGAGTTGGTTCGGGGCAAGACGGTGACCTCGTACTTCTCCCTGCGCGCCGACCTCGTCAATGCTGGAGGCGCCTGGGTCGACGAACCGGCGGTCCGCTCCACGGAGGACGGCTGGACGCTGCTCACCTCCCGCAATCCGGGCGACCTGCCCGACTTCGTCACCGCCATTTCTCATGAACTGGTTCCCGCTTCGCGCTGA
- a CDS encoding PucR family transcriptional regulator — protein MSLALSPVTGDTPLVARLLTRWPQIAERMFAAGLGTTPPAADLPEGHFTAEVLPAIYACGRAVLQAIGEQRSFTKTEVATFVAPVAERHAEDRFPLPILIEAIHGSAQSVLKEAAALASHEELDDLVLIGSRLLDLLMQINITVVETYTEVEQSIYNAEREARRALCSALLHGLPAAELAARADTALAEHYTVLAIHIRHDDQPSTVATLVGRRRIRILHRALDALAGTTTLATFDGWTGIALLPSASDAELDDARYARLTAELTEQFGVPVFLAEYPSVPMHVIPETAKEATDLAELARLLGRPAGVYQLDDLLLEYQLTRPGTARARLAERIIPILDSPHLIEALDAHLRHGSDRKAAAAEIHVHPNTFSYRLRRIAELTGVDPTDPHDSRLLAAALTIQRLHPGQPTGSGQS, from the coding sequence ATGTCCCTCGCGTTGTCCCCAGTCACCGGAGATACCCCTTTGGTCGCCCGGCTGCTCACCCGCTGGCCGCAGATCGCCGAGCGCATGTTCGCCGCGGGGCTCGGCACCACTCCACCGGCTGCCGATCTGCCGGAGGGACACTTCACCGCCGAGGTGCTGCCCGCGATCTACGCCTGTGGCCGCGCGGTGCTCCAGGCGATCGGCGAACAGCGCAGCTTCACCAAGACCGAGGTCGCGACGTTCGTCGCCCCCGTGGCCGAGCGGCATGCCGAGGACCGGTTCCCGCTGCCCATCCTGATCGAGGCCATTCACGGTTCCGCGCAGTCGGTGCTCAAGGAAGCGGCGGCGCTGGCATCCCATGAGGAGCTCGACGACCTCGTCCTCATCGGCAGCCGTCTGCTAGATCTGCTGATGCAGATCAACATCACCGTCGTGGAGACCTACACCGAGGTCGAGCAGTCCATTTACAACGCCGAACGCGAGGCACGGCGCGCGTTGTGCTCGGCGCTGCTGCACGGGCTGCCCGCCGCGGAGCTGGCGGCGCGAGCGGACACCGCCCTGGCCGAGCACTACACCGTGCTCGCGATCCACATCCGGCACGACGACCAGCCGAGCACGGTTGCGACGCTCGTAGGGCGGCGCCGCATCCGCATCCTGCACCGCGCCCTGGACGCCCTCGCCGGTACGACGACGCTGGCCACCTTCGACGGTTGGACCGGAATCGCGTTGCTGCCCAGCGCGTCCGACGCCGAACTCGACGACGCGCGCTACGCGCGGTTGACCGCGGAGCTGACCGAACAGTTCGGCGTGCCGGTGTTCCTCGCCGAATATCCCTCGGTGCCGATGCACGTCATTCCGGAGACCGCGAAGGAAGCCACCGACCTCGCCGAACTCGCCCGCCTGCTGGGCCGGCCCGCGGGTGTCTACCAGCTCGACGACCTGCTGCTGGAGTACCAGCTCACCAGACCGGGCACCGCCCGCGCCCGGCTGGCCGAGCGCATCATCCCGATTCTGGACAGCCCGCACCTGATCGAAGCGCTGGACGCCCACCTGCGCCACGGCTCCGACCGCAAGGCCGCCGCCGCCGAGATCCACGTGCATCCCAACACCTTCAGCTACCGCTTGCGCCGCATCGCCGAACTCACCGGCGTCGATCCCACCGATCCGCACGACTCGCGGTTGCTGGCCGCCGCGCTGACCATCCAGCGCCTGCATCCGGGCCAGCCGACCGGCTCCGGCCAGAGCTAA
- a CDS encoding sulfatase family protein, whose amino-acid sequence MTSHRTLRRSLTTAAIAALTLSGFLSSATAQPDGVDDRPNIVLILADDLDATTTPVWAAMPRTAQLIRDRGMEFRDSFAPLPICCASRASLLTGEYGHNTGVLTNSGEVGGFETFRANGNEQHTIATYLQDAGYRTGMAGKYLNGLEDDPGHLPPGWDDWNAGVDNFLYTGYNYTLNENGAMVKYGVAPADYETDVIRDKSAEFITAAAASGEPFFWYAASTAPHFPIPPAPRHLTQTVPTAAPRSPNYQEADVSDKPSWLVDTASVRYATIAATNDPDYTNRLGALKALDDMVAGIVDTLARTGELDNTYLLFTSDNGYSLGAHRLTQKMAPYEESLRVPLAIAGPGISAGATDAMALTIDLAPTILSWAGLPVPEAMDGRSLVRPLAGDGTGWRTDFTAEYGGPGADGRNGIAQEQVPGRTPPMYAIDMPSWSAVRTERYLYVRWYERERPLGEREYELYDLDSDPYQLTNLIKTPDGRAEHAATVAALDARLAALHACTGTSCR is encoded by the coding sequence GTGACCTCGCACCGCACTCTGCGTCGCTCGCTGACCACAGCCGCGATCGCGGCGCTGACCCTGTCGGGGTTCCTGTCGTCGGCCACCGCCCAACCAGACGGGGTGGATGACCGGCCGAACATCGTGCTGATCCTCGCCGACGACCTGGACGCCACGACCACGCCGGTATGGGCGGCGATGCCACGCACCGCGCAGCTGATCCGCGATCGCGGCATGGAGTTCCGCGACAGCTTCGCACCCCTGCCGATCTGCTGCGCATCCCGCGCGTCGCTGTTGACCGGCGAATACGGGCACAACACCGGCGTGCTCACCAACTCGGGCGAGGTCGGCGGCTTCGAGACCTTTCGCGCCAATGGCAACGAGCAGCACACCATCGCCACCTACCTGCAGGACGCCGGGTACCGCACGGGCATGGCGGGCAAGTACCTCAACGGCCTGGAAGACGATCCCGGCCACCTTCCACCGGGCTGGGACGACTGGAACGCGGGCGTCGACAACTTCCTCTACACCGGCTACAACTACACCCTCAACGAAAACGGCGCGATGGTGAAATACGGTGTCGCACCGGCGGATTACGAGACCGATGTCATCCGGGACAAGTCGGCCGAGTTCATCACCGCCGCCGCGGCCTCGGGCGAGCCCTTCTTCTGGTACGCCGCCTCGACGGCCCCGCATTTCCCGATTCCGCCCGCGCCACGCCACCTCACGCAGACCGTGCCCACCGCCGCGCCGCGCTCCCCCAACTACCAGGAGGCCGACGTCTCCGACAAGCCGTCCTGGCTCGTCGACACCGCTTCCGTGCGTTACGCCACCATCGCCGCGACGAACGACCCGGATTACACCAACCGCCTCGGCGCACTGAAGGCGCTCGACGACATGGTCGCCGGGATCGTCGACACGCTCGCGCGCACCGGCGAACTGGACAATACCTATCTGCTGTTCACCTCGGACAACGGTTACAGCCTCGGAGCGCACCGGCTCACCCAGAAGATGGCGCCCTACGAGGAATCCCTGCGGGTCCCGCTGGCCATCGCGGGTCCCGGAATCAGCGCGGGCGCCACCGACGCCATGGCGCTGACAATCGATCTGGCGCCGACCATCCTGTCCTGGGCGGGGCTTCCCGTCCCCGAAGCGATGGACGGACGGTCGCTGGTTCGTCCCCTCGCAGGCGACGGCACCGGTTGGCGCACCGATTTCACCGCCGAGTACGGCGGCCCCGGCGCGGACGGACGCAACGGCATTGCGCAGGAGCAGGTTCCGGGCCGGACGCCGCCGATGTACGCGATCGATATGCCGTCCTGGAGCGCCGTGCGTACCGAGCGCTACCTCTACGTGCGGTGGTACGAGCGCGAAAGGCCGCTCGGCGAGCGGGAGTACGAGCTCTACGACCTCGACAGCGACCCCTACCAACTCACGAATCTGATCAAGACGCCCGATGGGCGCGCGGAGCATGCCGCGACGGTGGCCGCACTGGACGCACGGCTCGCCGCGCTGCACGCCTGCACCGGTACGAGCTGCCGGTGA
- a CDS encoding DoxX family protein has product MMETLLVLLTTLLVLRAAGALGARRFADWPSCAAYALGVMLIMTGTTHFLPEAFADSPVPTHADFIPMVPPAVPLPSLMIYLTGVLELLGALGLFRTETRRPAGLGLVALFVVMLPANVYAAVSDVPFNGAPATPLWARIPEQVLYIGVALWAAGVLRVPRRERNRIVDAGNHGIA; this is encoded by the coding sequence ATGATGGAAACCCTGCTCGTTCTACTGACCACGCTGCTCGTGCTGCGCGCGGCAGGCGCCCTCGGCGCTCGTCGGTTCGCCGACTGGCCCAGCTGTGCCGCGTACGCCCTCGGCGTGATGCTGATCATGACCGGCACCACGCACTTCCTCCCCGAGGCCTTCGCGGACTCCCCCGTGCCCACGCACGCGGACTTCATTCCCATGGTGCCGCCGGCGGTGCCGCTACCAAGCCTGATGATCTATCTGACCGGCGTTCTGGAACTGCTCGGCGCGCTGGGTCTGTTCCGCACCGAGACCCGCCGCCCCGCCGGGCTCGGTCTCGTCGCGCTGTTCGTCGTCATGCTCCCCGCCAACGTCTACGCCGCCGTCTCCGACGTGCCGTTCAACGGCGCGCCCGCGACCCCGCTCTGGGCGCGAATCCCGGAGCAGGTGCTGTACATCGGCGTCGCCTTGTGGGCAGCAGGAGTGCTGCGTGTCCCGCGACGAGAACGCAACCGAATCGTCGACGCAGGCAACCATGGGATTGCCTGA
- a CDS encoding YiiD C-terminal domain-containing protein, giving the protein MGDVDTPPFKDIVNGALEFTIPIAHKMGIQAVEVRPGFAATSVPAAGNGNHFGVMYAGVLFTVAEILGGAIAIATFDTAAFYPLVKDLHIFFRKPAKTDVRAEATLSEEEISRVTAEAIANGKADFTLRAVVTDADGVVVADTEGLYQLRAHGK; this is encoded by the coding sequence ATGGGCGACGTCGATACTCCTCCGTTCAAGGACATCGTCAACGGGGCATTGGAATTCACCATCCCGATCGCCCACAAGATGGGTATCCAGGCGGTGGAGGTGCGGCCCGGTTTCGCGGCCACCTCGGTGCCCGCCGCGGGCAACGGCAACCATTTCGGCGTGATGTACGCGGGCGTGCTGTTCACCGTCGCGGAAATTCTCGGCGGCGCGATAGCGATCGCCACCTTCGACACCGCGGCGTTCTATCCGCTGGTGAAGGACCTGCACATCTTCTTCCGCAAGCCGGCCAAGACCGACGTGCGCGCGGAGGCGACGCTGTCGGAGGAAGAGATCTCGCGCGTCACCGCGGAGGCCATCGCGAACGGCAAGGCCGACTTCACGTTGCGGGCGGTGGTCACGGACGCAGACGGCGTGGTGGTGGCCGACACCGAAGGGCTCTACCAGCTCCGCGCGCACGGGAAGTAG
- a CDS encoding MerR family transcriptional regulator, which translates to MRIAELSRLSGVPPATIKYYVREGLLPSGVRTHRNQAEYSDDHVSRLRLIRALLDIGGLSIEVAKELLAVLDSGSLSARDSLGHVQYALGGRRSPVGDEQREAAAEDVAALLDRRGWRIHEHSPARGTLVDVCAALRLLGHTDVVAAMDDYAGASEAIAATDIALVGNEPGLERMTETAIVGTILGDTLLSALRRLAQEHLSSTLLPPQDATSPASGEV; encoded by the coding sequence ATGCGGATCGCCGAACTCAGCCGCCTCAGCGGCGTCCCGCCCGCGACGATCAAGTACTACGTGCGCGAGGGGCTGCTGCCTTCGGGTGTGCGAACCCATCGCAACCAGGCCGAATACAGCGACGACCACGTCAGCCGCTTGCGGCTGATCCGGGCACTGCTCGATATCGGAGGGCTGTCCATCGAGGTGGCCAAGGAACTGCTCGCGGTGCTCGACAGCGGCAGCCTGTCTGCGCGCGACTCACTCGGGCATGTGCAATACGCACTGGGTGGGCGCAGGTCGCCGGTTGGCGACGAGCAGCGCGAGGCCGCCGCCGAGGACGTTGCGGCACTTCTCGACCGGCGGGGCTGGCGTATCCACGAACACAGCCCGGCCCGCGGCACCCTTGTCGACGTCTGCGCCGCATTGCGCCTGCTCGGCCATACCGACGTGGTCGCGGCGATGGACGATTACGCGGGCGCCAGTGAAGCCATCGCCGCCACCGACATCGCCCTGGTCGGCAACGAACCCGGCCTGGAGCGAATGACCGAAACCGCGATCGTCGGAACGATCCTCGGCGACACCCTGCTCTCGGCGCTGCGCCGCCTGGCTCAGGAACATCTCTCCAGCACGTTGTTGCCGCCGCAGGACGCCACGTCTCCCGCATCCGGCGAGGTTTAG
- a CDS encoding class I adenylate-forming enzyme family protein, with amino-acid sequence MDIHHLPYGSHTVGSLLLERAEATPDASFLRLENEFGVEEFDYADVVTLARAGASALRTAGVGKGDVVGLALPNGRGFFACWFGAALLGAIIAPMNPRGTVEEFAHMIRHSSSAAVVCERQAAERIQAATAGHGVEIITAGDDFEDRSVTSDRVVSIPADLSPTETAAILYTSGTSSAPKGVVVTHANYLHAGSVVAQHLRMRPDDRWLVVLPLFHANAQYYCTMSSLVTGASLAVTHRFSASNWPAQVRRHDATLASLFAAPARMILRNARGDSDAHNRLRATIFGQNLSPAELVEFESRFDCPLLQIYGMTETMAPPLLNPLVGLRDSTTIGRPVATRIRIVGEDGAEVAAGEIGELLVHGVPGVSLMSHYLDDADATNAVLNDGWLRTGDLVRARDDGFVVFADRLRDIIKRSGENVSAAEIERVVDEHGDVLESAAVAIPDGLRDEAVKLVVVVREGHTLTADELLRYCRQRLAQYKVPSVVEFVEALPRTSVGKIQKSALRGTGGTRR; translated from the coding sequence ATGGATATACATCATTTGCCCTACGGCAGTCATACGGTCGGGTCGCTACTGCTCGAGCGGGCCGAAGCGACGCCGGATGCGTCGTTCCTCCGGTTGGAGAACGAGTTCGGTGTCGAAGAATTCGACTACGCCGACGTGGTCACGCTGGCGCGGGCCGGGGCGTCCGCGCTACGCACCGCGGGCGTCGGAAAGGGCGACGTAGTCGGGCTCGCGCTACCCAACGGCCGTGGCTTCTTCGCCTGCTGGTTCGGAGCCGCGCTTCTCGGGGCGATCATCGCGCCGATGAATCCGCGCGGCACCGTCGAGGAATTCGCGCACATGATCCGCCACTCGTCGAGCGCAGCGGTGGTGTGCGAGCGACAGGCAGCCGAACGGATCCAGGCGGCCACCGCCGGCCATGGCGTCGAGATCATCACAGCCGGTGACGATTTCGAGGACCGATCAGTCACCTCGGATCGAGTCGTGTCGATACCGGCCGACCTGAGCCCGACGGAGACCGCGGCCATTCTCTACACCTCCGGCACCAGCAGCGCGCCGAAAGGTGTAGTGGTCACCCACGCCAATTACTTGCACGCAGGTTCGGTGGTGGCCCAGCACCTTCGGATGCGGCCGGATGACCGGTGGTTGGTGGTGCTGCCGCTGTTCCACGCGAACGCCCAGTACTACTGCACGATGTCCAGTCTCGTGACGGGCGCCTCGCTCGCGGTGACGCATCGCTTTTCGGCGTCGAACTGGCCAGCGCAGGTACGTCGGCACGACGCGACACTGGCGAGTTTGTTCGCCGCCCCCGCGCGGATGATTCTCCGAAACGCGCGAGGTGATTCCGACGCCCACAACAGGCTGCGGGCAACCATATTCGGGCAGAACCTGTCCCCAGCCGAGCTCGTCGAGTTCGAGAGCCGGTTCGATTGCCCGCTGCTGCAGATCTACGGCATGACCGAAACCATGGCGCCGCCGTTGCTGAACCCGCTCGTCGGCCTACGAGACAGCACGACGATCGGGCGGCCGGTCGCCACCCGGATCCGGATAGTCGGCGAGGACGGCGCCGAGGTGGCAGCAGGGGAGATCGGGGAACTGCTGGTGCACGGCGTTCCCGGTGTTTCTCTCATGAGCCACTACTTGGACGACGCGGATGCCACGAATGCGGTACTGAACGACGGCTGGTTGCGCACCGGCGATCTCGTCCGCGCCAGGGACGACGGATTCGTCGTATTCGCCGATCGGCTCCGCGACATCATCAAACGTTCCGGCGAGAACGTCTCGGCCGCCGAGATCGAACGCGTTGTCGACGAGCACGGCGATGTGCTCGAATCCGCCGCGGTCGCCATCCCGGACGGCCTCCGTGACGAGGCGGTCAAGCTGGTCGTGGTGGTGCGGGAAGGGCATACGCTGACCGCGGACGAGCTGCTGCGGTATTGCAGGCAGCGGCTGGCCCAATACAAGGTCCCCTCGGTGGTCGAGTTCGTCGAGGCGCTGCCGAGGACCTCGGTCGGCAAAATCCAGAAGAGCGCACTTCGTGGCACCGGCGGAACGCGGCGATGA
- a CDS encoding ABA4-like family protein has protein sequence MTNLLFGITFWFAAPFWALMILAPRWERTSAVVASPLICLPPLVIYTTLIVPEFGAFAGALIDPTLPGLQAVLGDGPGAAAAWAHFVGFDLFLGRWIFLDSRTRGLPPLLISPLLLLTILFAPIGVLLYLLIRLTKAPAPNRSVPMEA, from the coding sequence ATGACGAACCTTCTCTTCGGCATCACCTTCTGGTTCGCCGCCCCATTCTGGGCGCTGATGATCCTTGCGCCGAGGTGGGAGCGGACAAGCGCGGTGGTCGCGTCACCGCTCATCTGCCTCCCACCGCTGGTCATCTACACGACACTGATCGTTCCCGAGTTCGGTGCGTTCGCCGGTGCACTGATCGACCCCACTTTGCCCGGGTTGCAAGCAGTTCTGGGCGACGGCCCCGGCGCCGCGGCCGCCTGGGCGCACTTCGTGGGATTCGATCTGTTCCTCGGGCGATGGATCTTTCTCGACAGCCGCACGCGCGGTCTGCCGCCACTGCTGATCAGTCCGCTGCTGCTGCTCACCATCCTGTTCGCGCCGATCGGCGTCCTGCTCTACCTGCTCATCCGACTCACCAAGGCTCCGGCGCCCAACCGGTCCGTCCCCATGGAGGCATGA
- a CDS encoding lipase family protein: MSVEPEWDAGVVPPDPAAFSHRPIQPEDDPFYTPPPAVGRLRPGSIVRTRGVEIGFFGLVRQRISAWQLLYRTCDLDGVPEVAVTTVLLPWGADPAEPRPLVSFQCAIDAVASKCLPSYALRRGARAAGSIPQLELPLIASALAQGWAVSIPDHGGTAGRFGVAREPGYRALDAVRAALTFAPLGLDTTTPVALWGYSGGGLATTWAAEMATEYAPELNVVGAVAGSPVGNPAAAFIRLNGTLFAGFAAVFTAGLRRGYPELERLLSSHLDARYLGWLAEIEQTATFPLLYRFARRDVEKHSEEGLAAMLAQPGMRRILDDIHPGHRAPAMPMFVLQGVNDEVIAVEDVDGHVARYADAGVHVRYLRDRLSTHLLLQFLALPVMVDWLAARFADRELPPAGTKTLWSLAFTGPWLTGHVRFAGLLARMWLGLPIRASRLPVVPRIGPRRLSILPAALRNPLS; this comes from the coding sequence ATGAGTGTGGAGCCCGAGTGGGATGCAGGTGTCGTGCCGCCGGATCCGGCCGCGTTCTCGCATCGGCCGATCCAGCCCGAAGACGATCCGTTCTACACCCCGCCACCCGCGGTCGGACGATTGCGCCCCGGCTCGATCGTCCGCACGCGCGGAGTGGAGATCGGCTTCTTCGGCCTTGTTCGCCAGCGTATTTCGGCGTGGCAGCTGCTCTATCGCACCTGCGATCTCGACGGCGTGCCCGAAGTCGCCGTGACCACCGTGCTGCTGCCGTGGGGCGCGGATCCCGCCGAACCGCGGCCGCTGGTGTCTTTCCAGTGCGCGATCGACGCGGTCGCCTCCAAATGCCTGCCCTCGTACGCCCTGCGGCGCGGTGCGCGGGCGGCCGGGTCGATTCCCCAGCTCGAGCTGCCGCTGATCGCCAGCGCACTGGCACAGGGCTGGGCGGTGTCGATCCCGGATCACGGGGGAACCGCGGGCCGTTTCGGTGTGGCCAGGGAGCCGGGGTATCGCGCGCTCGACGCCGTCCGCGCGGCTCTCACCTTCGCGCCGCTCGGCCTGGACACGACGACACCCGTTGCGCTGTGGGGATATTCGGGCGGCGGACTGGCTACCACCTGGGCCGCGGAGATGGCCACCGAGTACGCGCCCGAGCTGAACGTCGTCGGCGCGGTCGCCGGATCGCCGGTCGGCAACCCGGCCGCCGCGTTCATCCGGCTCAACGGCACGCTGTTCGCGGGTTTCGCCGCCGTTTTCACCGCGGGACTGCGGCGCGGGTATCCGGAACTGGAACGCCTGCTGAGCTCGCACTTGGATGCGAGGTACCTCGGCTGGCTGGCCGAGATCGAGCAGACCGCGACCTTCCCGTTGCTCTACCGATTCGCGCGGCGCGATGTCGAAAAGCACAGCGAGGAGGGCCTCGCCGCGATGCTCGCGCAGCCCGGAATGCGGCGCATTCTCGACGACATCCATCCCGGTCATCGCGCTCCCGCCATGCCCATGTTCGTGTTGCAGGGCGTGAACGACGAAGTGATCGCGGTCGAGGATGTCGACGGCCACGTCGCACGGTACGCCGACGCGGGTGTTCACGTGCGCTACCTGCGCGACCGGCTCAGCACCCACCTGCTGCTGCAATTCCTGGCGCTGCCGGTGATGGTCGACTGGCTCGCGGCGCGCTTCGCCGATCGCGAGTTGCCTCCCGCGGGCACGAAAACGCTCTGGTCACTCGCCTTCACCGGCCCGTGGTTGACCGGCCACGTGCGCTTCGCCGGTCTGCTGGCCCGGATGTGGCTCGGTTTGCCCATCCGCGCGTCGCGCCTGCCGGTGGTACCGCGGATCGGTCCGCGCCGCCTGTCCATCCTTCCCGCTGCCCTCCGCAACCCGTTGTCCTGA
- a CDS encoding esterase/lipase family protein — protein sequence MRHNARRAILGAAVIAGMTIATALGIGVAHAQEEIEPTQQALAEYINAGLNAAPDGRQPQAIVDSGSSSGWANSVASDALGEGPEMSAYLAAFAYGLAHPDSAPPGANRWHCTPTAEHPRPVVLLHATWLNAYDSFAYLSPRLARAGYCVFAFNFGRSGLLEGGGLGTIMPGRYGVGRMEDSSRQLRDFVDRVLAATGAQAVDIVGHSQGGTVANHYLKFDGGEGKVGKLISFGATHHGTSLMGIATLGRTINNLGVDILGFSEPLIGLSNIQQAAGSPFYAKLNAQGDTVSGVAYTSVASRYDEIANPFHWAFLQAGPGATVDNITLQEGCEQDLSDHLTIMYSPRAASIVLHALDPVAHPTLECTFNPWMVGGNGSL from the coding sequence ATGAGGCACAACGCTCGGCGGGCAATTCTGGGAGCCGCGGTGATCGCGGGCATGACGATCGCGACGGCGCTCGGCATCGGAGTGGCGCACGCGCAGGAGGAGATCGAACCGACCCAGCAGGCGCTCGCGGAGTACATCAACGCGGGCCTGAACGCGGCTCCGGACGGGAGGCAGCCGCAGGCGATCGTGGATTCCGGCAGCTCGTCGGGGTGGGCGAACAGCGTGGCTTCCGACGCGTTGGGAGAGGGGCCGGAGATGTCGGCCTATCTGGCCGCGTTCGCCTACGGTCTGGCTCATCCCGACTCCGCGCCGCCCGGCGCGAATCGCTGGCACTGCACGCCGACCGCCGAACACCCGCGGCCGGTGGTGCTGCTGCACGCCACGTGGCTGAACGCCTACGACAGCTTCGCCTACCTGTCGCCGCGCCTGGCGCGCGCCGGTTACTGCGTGTTCGCCTTCAACTTCGGGCGTTCCGGCCTGTTGGAAGGTGGCGGGCTCGGCACGATCATGCCGGGACGCTACGGGGTGGGCCGGATGGAGGATTCGTCGCGCCAGCTGCGGGATTTCGTTGATCGCGTGCTGGCCGCGACGGGCGCGCAGGCCGTCGACATCGTCGGCCATTCCCAAGGCGGCACGGTCGCCAACCACTATCTGAAATTCGACGGGGGCGAGGGCAAAGTCGGCAAGCTGATCAGCTTCGGCGCCACGCATCACGGCACTTCGCTGATGGGCATCGCGACGCTGGGCCGGACCATCAACAACCTGGGCGTCGACATCCTCGGCTTCTCCGAACCCTTGATCGGCCTTTCGAATATCCAGCAGGCGGCGGGCTCGCCGTTCTATGCCAAGCTGAACGCGCAGGGCGACACGGTGTCCGGCGTGGCCTACACGTCGGTCGCCTCCCGCTACGACGAGATCGCCAACCCCTTCCACTGGGCTTTCCTGCAGGCGGGCCCCGGCGCGACGGTGGACAACATCACGCTGCAAGAAGGATGTGAGCAGGATTTGTCCGATCATCTGACGATCATGTACTCCCCGCGCGCGGCGTCCATCGTTTTGCACGCGCTCGATCCGGTCGCGCACCCGACGCTCGAATGCACCTTCAATCCGTGGATGGTCGGCGGCAACGGCAGCCTGTAA